The Papilio machaon chromosome 2, ilPapMach1.1, whole genome shotgun sequence genome segment ACACAGCTGCATCGTCGACACCGTGTACACCACGTCTGTACAACGTACACATCGTCacactttttataacagtggtagacagcaacaacatcagttgcaagaattgtcctcgctcagtgaaataccacgaccacacagaagacaggcgtcaagtggaagtaatttcgcatacagtctgatgagtgtggtaccggaggactaattttagtcctctttccctttccacccttttcttataaggaaaggatgggaaggggaggtggatttgatgggggaggagatgcataggaaggttaaatattctctttttgtgcgtctcctccttcgtcgattaaattttttttcgatgcATTGTAATGGACATTAATCAAATATgctttattaagaaataaagatataCCGAGAAATTAACAGTTCTGTTGAAAACAATAGTGAAAGTGTAGCTGCAAATACCATTTTACagattaaattagaaaaaaatacaataatgtttttgaaatagtAAATACATACGGAGTTCAGTGCCGTCCTTGTGCAGCACGAGGCCGCGGTAGGCGCCGTCGCCGCAGTCTGCGGGCGCGGGCGGCCGCGTCTGCTGCGGCGTTGACGTCGTCACCTGACTCCTCAACAGTCTCTTTGCCACGCAAGGAGTCTCCGGAGTTTCATCTGTAAATACACATTCTGACATTTGGATTATTCAAACAATATACAAGTTAGAAACCCgtaacaaatcttactaatattataaatgcaaatgtttagatggatgtttgtaagaaggtatcttcagaactgCTAGAcagatctcactgaaatttggtatagatgtagggcatactctggaagaacacatgggctattAACAAGGTTTTTTAAACCGTTCGGACGGAgttgcaggcgacagctagttatgacAATTAGTTGAACATATGTCATCAAATACAAACCTTGCccatacatattaatataataaaagtaaatctaaatatatatttttacattcagAACCTACCTTCAAATCTCTTTCTAGGTGCCGATTCAGTTTGCGTCTCCAAATCGATGTCGTTACTCAAACTATCCACGCTATCATTACCATTATGTTTAGGTAAATCCTCTATCTCACATCCCGGGGGAGGCATCTCATTGATCGGAGTCAAGAAATCAGCACTGGTCTCATTTGAATCACAGAAGTCTAGAGATATACTGCTCTTGTCTTCTTTCCCTTGGCTCACTTTCACAGATTTGCATTTACTTGAGTCAAAAGACAGACGTAACGAAGGATCATTCAAACGTACTCTTGGAGTATTCCCTGTCGGAGTGACCTCTTGAGAATGCTGTGACGTATAGTAAATGGACTCCGACTTTTCTGAAGGTTTAGATGGTGTCTGTTTACTTTGGTTGCTACTCTGTTCTGAACGCAGAATGTTCTCTGACCGGGACTTGGAGATACTACTGTGACAATAGTTTTCATCATCAATGGATATTCCGGACATGGCTGAAGTGACATCTGGTAATGCTGATATATCATTCCTCTGTTCAGTCGTGCTGATACTGGACACCATGTCTTGTGTGGGTGTGGGTGTATGAGTGATCATACTGCTCGACTTGTCGAGACACAATGCACTAGAAGACTTCTCTCTGGTGGTAGATATGGATTGTATGGATTGATGGACATTGAGTGACATGCAGGCTGATTTCTGACTACCATTGAAAGCGCCACAAGAGTCCTCGTCAGTATCTGAAGCTGtgatgacaaaattaaaagaaaaaaattaccgaTATTGAGAGAAAAAAATCTCGTAAAAGAACATTCAATGGTTAACATATGTATTTAGtatcaatgtaattttttttttatttgttagttgtccaaaaaaaaatattaaaatagacaaaGAACCAAATTTtagatgtaatttatttacacaattaGAAATCTTTATCTAAGTAACATACCTGATGCATCATCACCATTATTGACAGGTGACAAAGTCATATTCCTATTTCTGTCCCCCCCTTTGAGCATGTCAGCCTCACGGCAGAAGTTGGGTATGACGTCTGTGATGTGGTGACCGATCACCTCAGACTGGGACTTGCCAAATGTCAACATGGCAAAGTGCTGATTACATGCTGTTATTATACCAGCTTCGTCCACCACAAGTAGACCACTTACGTTGAAAGTTACctatataagaataaaaaaaaataacacacaatTTCAAATGGATTGATATTAACTTATATTGCgtttattatacataataatattaggagCCAAATATAGAATAGAAAAACTACTTTGTGGGATCATTTCTTTAGCAAGTTCGTGAGACTTTTTAGCCTTTGTATAACCTAAGAATGCTTTAGATCAGTCATGTCGAAAATACGACCTACGATCTCAATATGTCACAGAAAGAAGAGTCATGTTTTTAGAGCTTTTAAACTTCATTcgattctaatttaataaataaaatgttataattaaaaaaaaacttggttcagttttttttttattttcaatttggcCCACctacaaattcaaaatttaatgtatCGCCCTCTGCAAAATTGAGTTTAACACCTCCACTTTAAGGCCTATTACTATTTATGTCTATGTCACTTGCTAACACCTacgattaatttaatacttaccCTGACATTTACAATGTACACAGGTTTCTCTCGGTTGGTCTTGATCCCTGTCCACGGTGAACATTCAAGACTTGTAGTTTTAGATATCCACAAACACAGAGGGAAGGAGCCACCATCTAAAGTCCTGCCTGAAAAGGTTAAATAAAAGCCTTCAGAAATtgcaaagaaattattattaatattttgtaagtatgagaaaaaaaaatagtgtaaataaaaatcgaaaaattatcctggaaaaatgtaattattggtCAATTGTATTGACCAACTATTAACTTGGAATAATATATTCCGCACATTAAAAAGTCGCAATTGTATATTCCCCGCGCACTCACTTCACCCTTCTACGgcctttttattttcacttataaAATGACTCATAGTATTTtctgtgtaaaaaaatttatgtccatgttttattggattttttttaatgtaaaatataaactttaaggatatatatttaataatttataatatgtattctACGTTAGCTTTTTTCTGGTAATAATATAGCCATATATAAAATCAGGAAGACACAGATATATTGAAAGTAATATGCGATTGAGGAGATCAACGGCTGAAATAATGATTTGAGATATGAAAATTGTTATGTATACCTGTAGCCTTCTGTTTGGAGATGTTCTTAGATATAGGCGTGTCATAGGAGGGCAGATGTATGGAGGGTATGAGCGAGGCAACAGGCAACCCCACTAGTTTGTCTGCGGAGTCTGCCTGGAAGAGCAGGGCCGCATCGCCCCCATCACAAGACACTATGATACCTGTCTCCGCATCCACTGTTAACTGGAAACATATTTACTTACTGCGGAATAACCCTAAGTGTGAATTCatcattatcaaaaaaaacaGCTTATTAaccaaacataaaataaattacacttacaaaagatatcaattaaagagaaaaaaaaaatagttcttgCTAATGGGAAGAAGCTCAGCTGATGCTGCCTTCAGTTTGTCACTGAAGGCCGGGCTGGTATGTATTACTGGTATTCAGTACATATCTACATACTACAACCAGTGCTAAGATATATAAGGCTATCTTTtgtagcatttataatagtgaCAGTAAAGTTTATTCCCATTAGCTAttgctaaaaaatatttactagctttttttataaattaactttcttACCaggattttttctttaatcaaCAATTAAagatatcttattttttattgctaagaaagtaataaaatttccataTTTGTTCTGGATAAAGTATACTACTTACCACTACATTTTTACAGCTGACAGGTTCTGCAATAACTAAGCAAGGCCCGTCATTGTCTAACTGTCTTATCCATAGAGACACTTGAACAGATGTTCCATCTTTAGTCAGTAGTTCTACCACCTGCAAGTAAAATTGAGAGAAACATCATTTTTCTACATTGAAGTTTAGTCTTTtctatcttttaaataaacataaattctAATTTACCTTCCCGCTAAGTAAGACAACAGTTCCATCTTCAGAAGTGTCACCTTCCTCATGTTCATTTAGACTGAATGTCTTGCTGCTTCTATTATGGATTAGATCTGAAAACCGCAGACCACAAAGCTCCCCCGAAGAATAACCGAGGAGGGAACATGCTTTATTGTTTACGATGAGTATCTGAAAttgcattatttaattttatttatacaaataatccTAGCAATTGTTGCAATTTAATATCAAGTATAAAAGACAAAGTACCATAGCATGGTTGattatttcacattatttcataaaaaataacacacaaGAATTAAAACATAGGCATCAAAGTGGGCAGGCAGAGTTATGTAATATTAGATAAATCACAGGGTGGTCAATTGTTTAGTAGCActattaatgtaaacaaagcaAATTAAGGTAGTTTTGTTAATGTTACCTTAAATGTACTAGGCTCTATAGTAAATACAGCCTTGCTTGGGTTGATAGCTTGCTGTAAGCGTTCTGTTTGAGATTGTGCTGATGACCCAGGAACATCACCCACTGCCAAGGAAGCGTTGAAGCGGAGACCATTTGGACCATCAACTAGAAtcattaaaaactaacttaactattgatatattacaatttatttctttactgtAAGAATATAAGagttcattttaaagtaactttGCTGTCGGATGTATGGATTTATTTCTCAGCAATCTTACCTCTTACTAAATCGGTTGTCTGTTTAAGTTTAGTTGGAGTCTCTGAATCCATCCTTATTGGACGTACTTTGCGCCTTATACGAGGAAAGCTTTGATTGCCTTCAAATGAATTGTTCCAAACATCATGTAATTTACGCTGAGTATTGACCTTCCTTTAAAGTTaagaataaagttttaatataatattacaagtaaacatggttatataaatcaatacaaaaatgAGAATTTGGACTACATtgccattttatttcataatcttcaatgtttttgttaattgcAAACCTACCTCCATATATTGTCATATTTTGAAGATTTCTCAGGCGTAACAAATTCTGCGATTTCATTACTTACTCCGTTGAAATGGAAACGTTTTGTCTgcaatgttataaattgttaataaagctaatttgatgaaataaataaagaatttaaatcacTTACTATTTTTGGAGATAAATTAAGATGTTCGGGCGAGTAAACATCGGTGAATTTACCCAATCTAGGTTTCACTGGTGTCACTATTGGAGTATCCGTTTCTGAATTCCTGCACAATATACAATTTCTCTACTTTAGATTTGccgaaaacataaatatattcgtGCACCGGACATCTcctttatgatttatttacatgttaGAAAGTTATTTTGGTACAAAAATCAATACATTACAGCGCGCAAGTTCAAATATCAAAGTAAAACTACtctataacttttaaatttttaagtaccTGTTAAGATTGAACACTCCAGAATCTTCCATttcaaaattaagtttattttataactacaaGATAAGTTGGAAATCGTCTTGAATAGTTGCAAATAATTGAgtcgttttaaatttttgaaacaaaagatTGCAAACCGAACCAGTGAAACCGAACGGTTATCGACTTGTCAAGTTTAAATGCGTTCAAAATAAAGTGTCaggaaaaaattgtgaaagtaaaaaaaaaacaacgattGAAAACAAGTCAGTGAATTACAAActtagaaacaaaaataatgcaTAAAGATAGAAATagacataaaaacatttgttctAGGTAATTACAAGCGCCATctatatatgaaaattaaaaacaataaaacagttgTTGCAGATGTTTGTTGTGTTGAGTCTTCATAGAAGCTAATCTAGAAAATAGTAGTAAGTATGGAACTATGAATCATAGTGgcataacaataatattattccaaATAAGATATGACCTAAAGGTGTATGTTACCAGgtcataaacaaaaaaatccatAATATTACCATGACAGTTTGAATTATCTGCTCCACAGATAGTCTGCTTAACCGGTGCTTAATAGATTGGAAAGAGAAGGTGAATTGGGAAGAAGATAGGAAAATATAACctgtatttatatacttttcatGTACTTTCAGTAGCTTGCTTCCTATGTGTAAATTCAGGTACCCTGTTCGTTGTACACCATCTGCAAAATTTTGCTATTCCAGATGTCAATTTGTATCGGTCACGGACTATTTGGTCAATtgtttgctcatttgccaaaTTCTCGGATAAAGtcttttaattcataaagatatccttttagattttttttatacaaaattataaataaaaagctttatcCGCATAGAATTACAGGCATTACTTACAGTTAAATCGTTCCGGTTGTCTGTACTTTCAAACATCAAGGTCTTTTAGATGTCCTTTCGTAGTGCACACGTAGCACGTACGCCCAATAAgggaattttaatatttttttgttaccatTGTCATATTTTGAACTTTGTAACCCATATTCATAAGATTAGCTTTATCCTGTTACATTGAGTTGCGGAAAATATTGTTGCTCTATTAAACGTAATTGATGATTGTAATAGTGGAATGAAGTTGGATTCTGACTGGACTTGATTGTAGGGCGGTGTTATGCATacaaggtttttttattttaataatcgaCTCTTAAAAGTGaaagttgaaatgaaatattgttatttacatgTAATCTAAAGAATTCTGCtttgttttgcaaaaaaaaaaatatttgtatgatgAAATGTATAGTATTAcgaatttattatatcattagcttttgcccacgacttcgtctgcgAAGAACTAAAAAAGTGAAATGTATTACTCGAGACTGttatatatacgagtatgtgtCACATTTCTAAGATGTGTTGAACCGTTGCGTACTTAACAAGTTAATATGTGAATCAAACGTAACTCACGGGAACCGTACACATTTCCAGGATTATagttagcctatgtgttcttccaaattgTGTTCTACGTCTAcatcaaattttatcgagatccatgcagccgttctgaagacaccttcaaacaaacctccatccatccaaacattcgaatttataagcACCGCATACGTTTTTTGGTAGACGAGGCTTGATCATACAGACAATATTCTTTGTAGCACCTTGTTTACCATTGAAAAAACCTCAGGGTTGGACATCGACGACCGACGAATCATATAAATTGACCTGAGGCGGAATGATTTCagttaatataagtaattgGACTGGTATTCACATATATTCTGTTATGGTTGAAGACACCAAACATATGCAAGTCGGAATAAATACCGTAACGCAATCAGCTTAAAGCAAAAGCAAGTAATTAATTCACAGGCGTAACGTTCCGGCGAGTACGTGTTATtgcaaaatgaaataactgcGCTTATTTCTTGGTTTATctgatttaaatgtaatttataaattacaccACTATCATTCGTTTAATTAAACACCCAAACATGTATgcaaaatttgtattactgGTATTACTGAACACCTCTATGGAGGTACAGAGTCCATTACTTCCACATGTAGTAAAAAGCGCCCTCTACCGCTCTTATCCTATAGGCTCCCTCCACTTTGACATTACAGTCTGTTCACCTGGTAGGTCTACCTACACTGTATCTTGtactattgtaaatatatcaaaagaaCAGTATTTATCTCAGTGACTGCAGTGCAAATATCACGTCAAAGACAATGGAGCACTAAACATGATATAATTGTTGGCGATCGTTGGAACAATCGCACTAGATATACATTCGGTATCAGGCCAAGGTTTCGAATTGAATGGAATTTGAGGTTTATTGTTTCACGAGTGACGCGTGACGGTCAATTCGAAGTCTTTAATTACACgtttgtatacaaaatttccTACTGTATGTACCGTTGATCAAGGTTTTACGTGACTAGTAAAATAGTGCTTGagcaaaaagttttcatttctGACTTTGATTTGGTTCTATTATAATCAGTCGACATAACGCATGTATGTAAGCTTTGGTCGATCGAATTGTTGAAGATTCTCTCTTGTTTGTCGCTACTTTTTggaatttacacaaaaaaggtctttttataagtattttacatactataaaactaaataaataaatatacataattagaaagaaatttaatagacAGTTATGAAAATCAATTGCTTTCATCAAAAATTGCACACTGTGTGAAGCTACTATGTAATTTGACCATTGTTCCATACAAACGGCAACGTATGCCTGtacagattaaataataaaatcgcaaatcaataaaataaaatcgttacCATTGTATGACGATAATTcatgtttaatgtatttaaagaaaacaggcaaaaaaaaaacaagcgaCATTTACTTTGCTATGCCTGTCGATGAAACATAATAGTCGAGAATTTGCTTTTTTTCCagagttttcttttataataacagtatttaaatacaaatatatttaactacaTCCTTATAGTAAGAATTAaactccttctttttgaagtcggctaaataCGACAATCATTAGAAACAATCATTCAATTAGGATTACTGCTGTAGTGAcagattattttacatttttttacttacagtTTTAAAACCTCCAACGCGGCTGAAGCAATACAAGTATTTGGCTAATACCTAAGTGATATTTGTATATCGTGTTATGTTTAACAATGAAAACGCTACATTGC includes the following:
- the LOC106716947 gene encoding PAS domain-containing serine/threonine-protein kinase; the protein is MEDSGVFNLNRNSETDTPIVTPVKPRLGKFTDVYSPEHLNLSPKITKRFHFNGVSNEIAEFVTPEKSSKYDNIWRKVNTQRKLHDVWNNSFEGNQSFPRIRRKVRPIRMDSETPTKLKQTTDLVRVDGPNGLRFNASLAVGDVPGSSAQSQTERLQQAINPSKAVFTIEPSTFKILIVNNKACSLLGYSSGELCGLRFSDLIHNRSSKTFSLNEHEEGDTSEDGTVVLLSGKVVELLTKDGTSVQVSLWIRQLDNDGPCLVIAEPVSCKNVVLTVDAETGIIVSCDGGDAALLFQADSADKLVGLPVASLIPSIHLPSYDTPISKNISKQKATGRTLDGGSFPLCLWISKTTSLECSPWTGIKTNREKPVYIVNVRVTFNVSGLLVVDEAGIITACNQHFAMLTFGKSQSEVIGHHITDVIPNFCREADMLKGGDRNRNMTLSPVNNGDDASASDTDEDSCGAFNGSQKSACMSLNVHQSIQSISTTREKSSSALCLDKSSSMITHTPTPTQDMVSSISTTEQRNDISALPDVTSAMSGISIDDENYCHSSISKSRSENILRSEQSSNQSKQTPSKPSEKSESIYYTSQHSQEVTPTGNTPRVRLNDPSLRLSFDSSKCKSVKVSQGKEDKSSISLDFCDSNETSADFLTPINEMPPPGCEIEDLPKHNGNDSVDSLSNDIDLETQTESAPRKRFEDETPETPCVAKRLLRSQVTTSTPQQTRPPAPADCGDGAYRGLVLHKDGTELHVVYTVSTMQLCGGSRVRCVWLGVRREDARHATLASSLASTADNSLVMGNKSVSSRPQSMSLMSQCGEEQLAGEYSKHYVTLKQIGKGAYGCVKMAYRRSDRLLTVAKFILKEKVGAHFWVDGPDGRKVPLELSLLTTLKHPNIVSVVDVFENDKYYQMVMEKHGAGMDLFEFIERRPRLDEPLISYIFRQIGQAVEYLHSLNILHRDMKDENVIIDNKFHVKLIDFGSATFMSPDTLFSTFYGTTEYCSPEVLTGNKYAGPELEMWSMGITLYVLTFFVNPFSDIEDTVHGALAFPQMVSEDMEHLLRWMLCKEPAHRCSVPQLMSHPWIKQPVNISNYIFHEVIDCDRHEANPEMYYSGSLGSPKSSSPVSLADPQIKERSNPSEIIRSDVRNVSREERKRSSLALHAISAADRDAHSDNYSLRSSADILDISSKPVSDAALTDISSDATGHAACDIDCDCDHYDCDSWDECEQDSFS